CGGCACGGCGCAGGCGGCGCAGGCCGCGCCCGATGGCCACACCCTGCTCATCACCAACACCGGGCCGCTGACGGTCGCACCCACGCTGATGGGCAATATCACCTATCGGCCGGAGAGCTTCACCTTCATCACCATGTTTGGCGGCGCGCCTATCGTCTGCGCGGTGCGTGCGCAAAGCCCCTACCAGACGATCCAGGACTATGCGGCCGCCGCCCGCGCGCGGCCCGAGGGCATCAGCTTCGGCAATTCCGGCGCCGGCTCCATCGGGCATCTCGCCGGCATGCTCTTCGAGCAGGCGGTGGGGGTCAGGCTGCTGCATGTGCCCTTCCGCGGCGCGCCCGAGGCGCAGGCGGCGGTGCTCTCGGGCGACGTGACCTCGCTCTGGGATACGATCGGCGCGCATGCGGGCTCGGTGCGGCAGGGCGCGCTGCGGGCGCTGGCCTTCACCAGCGCCGAGCGCATCGGGATCTTCCCGAATGTGCCCACGGTGCGGGAATCGGGCTTCCCATCCGTCGTGGCGAACAACTGGTTCCTGCTGGCCGGC
This region of Sediminicoccus rosea genomic DNA includes:
- a CDS encoding Bug family tripartite tricarboxylate transporter substrate binding protein, producing the protein MPLSRRLILGSALAAPVTLAAQPAWPSRPVRVINPYSPGGTTDVVMRLMSERLERAFGQPFVVEARPGAGGSVGTAQAAQAAPDGHTLLITNTGPLTVAPTLMGNITYRPESFTFITMFGGAPIVCAVRAQSPYQTIQDYAAAARARPEGISFGNSGAGSIGHLAGMLFEQAVGVRLLHVPFRGAPEAQAAVLSGDVTSLWDTIGAHAGSVRQGALRALAFTSAERIGIFPNVPTVRESGFPSVVANNWFLLAGPAGIPPAIATRINEICQAAMQEAVVRERMDALGLASLGNMSGAQMQAFVVEETARWAPVARAAG